Sequence from the Argopecten irradians isolate NY chromosome 12, Ai_NY, whole genome shotgun sequence genome:
GCATTCTCTAGGCTTCACTTCACATGGCCCATGGATTATGAATTTATCTGAGAGGTTTTTGCGATTGAGAAGAAACATGCTGAATCTCGAAGACTTAGTTTGTCGCAACTTGTATAGATCAAACTCCGAACTAGGAAAATATTTATAGTACATCCAACAGATATTCAAATTGCATATGCAGTTTTTTTCGAAGTTTAAAAAGTGGTATTTTATCTGGTCAGTATTAATTTATGATTATTCAGTATAAAGTCAAATAAGGACAGATAGTCAAAATCAAACAGTTAGAATGAAACCTatgtcaaatttcatatataaaaaatattttgaatattcattttatataattagttgATCAGGTGACACAAGTTGAGTTCATTATTGAAGTCAAATTTAGTATCCTCACTATCCTGTAGTATAATGCAATAACAAAGTAGATGAACATTATTTTTACCATCACAGTGATTGGTCTTTGACAAGCAATCACAAATAATGGTAtatgcagtatatatatatatatacacggtAAACAGAAATCTTAATGAAAGCATATTTATAACTACTGCTTATTAAGCAGGAATAACTAATTAAGCTCCAGATTATGTTCAATAAAACATGCCGATGCGaagaattattttcatcttaTTGCAAGAATTAGAGACATACATTTTTAACCATTTCTTCAACTTTTACCATCCGCAAAATCTTACATTATCATATAAAGGAAAGTAAATGctttgaagatgctccaccgccgtcagagcataaatgatattcatcatttgaacagtaattggtgtttaatcgtgtatatatatgtctaactaacacaaaaaataacataaaataatttatttcgcctttggtgcatgcgcaatcaggaCTTcattctgctcctgttttttgatagtgaaaaaataccatttgtcggcggtaaagcatctttaaacaatttggAATTATGTTTCAATTAAAATCTTGCTTGTATTTTGTAGATGCCTCGAAGAAAGAAGAAGTGTTTGGTGAAGAGAGAGATGTGGAGATCTCTCGAGAAGAGACTGACGGACCCAACTGAGGAAGTGGCCTCATTAAAAACACAGCCAATTGACATAGACTTGACTGAGGAAGTGGCCTCGTTAAAAACACAGCCAATTGACCTAACGAGTAACGTGACTGAGGAAGTGGCCTCGGTAAAAACACAGCCAAGTGACCAAGCTCGTAAGAGCGCTTATGAACTTGCCAAAGAATTTGCTTATGAACTTGCCAATGAATTTGCTTATGAACTTGCCAATGAACTTGCCAATGAATTTGCTTATGAACTTGCCAATGAACTTGCCAATGAAGCTCGCAAGAGCGCCAATGAAACTCAAAATCAATTGCCAAATGAAGTTTGCATGACGAGATTGCCAAATGAAGTTTGCATTATGAGATTGCCAAATGAATTGCCAAAAGAATTGCCAAATAAAATGCCAGATGAAGCTTTGGTTAAAGGTAAGGATGACTTGCAGCAGAGCATAcaacaaagtaaacaaaaacatgCTGAAATTGGATGTGTGAATGAAATGCCCCTCCACAAAGTTGCCAAGAACTTGAATGCGTCTCAAAGTGATAGTTGTGAATCTAAATTAACTTCCAAGAATGCTGCCTCCAATAACACTACAGATGTTGTTCATGAATCTGGGAGAAAAACTAGTCAATTCAGCAATGACCATCAAAAGAAGAAGCCACTGTATAACATAATGCTGATAACTGACAAATTGGACAGGAAAAAGATTCCAGTGAAGAAACCAGTAAGGAAACATGTTAAAAAGCCTATTTACAATATAATGATTGCTACTGCGAAATTGAATAGGAAAGTGGTGCcattaaagaaacaaaaacaccTGAATGAAATTGTATCCAAACCAGACAAGCACAAAATATACAGACGCACATCAAAATTAAGGTTTTCATGTGATTTTTCATTCTTCGAATGGAAGAAGGGTTAAAACaagaaacatgaaaataaaacctGACGAAAGTGTAAAGTCTATTGCAAGTGATCCTCTTAAACGACTGACAAAACAgagaaaaacaagaaaaaccTCTGGAAACGAAGAAAGCTGTAGGTtcaaaagaaattcaaaattaactAAAAAAGGTGCAAGGAAAGATGTTAATGGTGAAAATGATATGAACTCTAAGGAGGAAGTTTTCCCTGTTGAACTTGCCAATGGTGAATCTATGGGTACTTTTGCACCAAATCACAGAAATACACTTCaactaaaaacaaacaaaagaaagtCCAGACATAACATTGACGATAAGAATGtgaaaaaacaaaagaatgaaaattCTGAAGATGTCATTATTACTAAAGACATGTCAATTCAGATACAGAAGAGAATATCGCAACTATCCAACCAAACGCATTCCATATTTGCAAGTTATTCCCAGTCAGATAGTACATTTCCAAGTATATCAAGAGGTCGTCAATGTACTTGTAACTCGCTAATGATGCTTCTTTATGCCAGACACTGCAAGTCATTTACTACTGATGTTTCTTGATGAAATCCTACACAAAGGAGACGAGCTCTATCACACTGTCATATCTGATCTTCGAGCGAGTGGAAACTTTAGGTCTTATCTGCTGCAATTTGAGGAACTCCCCTCTGACATTCATACTTCATGTTATAAATGCCATATAGAAAAACGGAACATGTTTGTTGGAATTGTCAATAACCATAACAATTCCAATTTGTTATCCCTGCATTCATCTGTATGTTCAATGTTTGAACAAGACAATATGGGATTGATAACAATAGGGTCAATTACATCAGCATTTTGGAAAACACGTGATGGATACTTTCACTTTTTTGATTCGCACCCCCATGGTAATGATCTATTAGATGCACAAGGAGGGAAAGCTATTCTTTGCACTTTTCCAAACATCACTGACCTTGTTggatatatgaaaaagtattaTGCAAGCTTGAATTTGTCTGCAGATGAACAGTTTGAAATACAGCCTCTGGTGATACATACTGATGCTGAGACGCAACAAAATGCCACACCTCTTTCACTCACGTTAGTGGAGAAAAGAAAACATTCTAACCGGTTTGAACTtctcaataaatattttgaagatcAAAAGTATTTCAATCAAGCAAAAAAAGAGACCTCTGACTTAACTACAGGAAATGATCTCAATAATACAGATAAGAGTACTATCCAGAAAAAGATGGAAACAGaaaatacaaagataaataGAAGAAACTATTATAAGAAATACAAGCAAAACCAAAGATTAAATGAAAActacagaaatagagaaagaaaGCAAGGCCACACACAAGCAAGCAGAAAGCAAGAACAAATGACAAATATCAAGCATCTGAAAGAATGAAagaacagaaaagaaaacagaaagCAAGAACAGATGATGAATACAGAGCTTCtgaaagaacaaaagaaaagaaaagtaaGCAGAGAGCAAGAACAGATGGTGAATACAGATCAAAAGAAAGGAAAAGTAAACAGAGAGCAAGAACAGATGATGAATACAGAACATCTGAAAGaacaaaagaaaggaaaagtAAACAGAGGGCAAGAACAGATGATGAATACAGAACATCtgaaagaacaaaagaaaagaaaagtaaaCAGAGGGCAAGAACAGATGATGAATACAGAACATCTGAAAGaacaaaagaaaggaaaagtAAACAGAGGGCAAGAACAGATGATGAATACAGAACATCtgaaagaacaaaagaaaagaaaagtaaaCAGAGGGCAAGAACAGATGATGAATACAGAACATCtgaaagaacaaaagaaaagaaaagtaaaCAGAGAGCAAGAACAGATGATGACTATCGAGCATGTGAAAGATTAAAAGAAGTTAGAGTTAAACAGAAAGTAAGATTAGATGATGAATACAGAGCATCtgaaagaataaaagaaaaggaGAGTAAACGGAGAGCAAGAACAGATGGTGAATACAGaacaaaagaaaggaaaagtAAACAGAGAGCAAGAGCAGATGATGAATACAGAACATCtgaaagaacaaaagaaaagaaaatcaagCGAAAAGCAAGAGAAAATGTAGATTTTAAACATAACGAAGCAAAAATGAAACAGAAAGTTAGAACTCATGAATTTTATCGTAATCAGGAAAGAGTAAGAAGAACTTATTAGTAAAAGGAAGGCTCGTCTGTCTAAATATTACCAAGAAAAAGAACGAATCGTAAAACAGATTTCAAGAAAAAATTcaacaaacaataaagaaaGAAAGGCTGCCAAAAGAACAAAAAGGTTGCAGAGAAATGACCCTATATTCAAACTGAAAGAGTTGCACTGTAAACGAGGAATGTATTTGAATGATGTTGTCAAAAAATTTCACAAAACAATAGCAGAAGGTCCAGTGTATGTCTGTACAAGTTGTCACCAAACATGGTTTAAAACACTCTGTAACAGAAGTAAATAGAAATGTTGACCATAGTTCTCTTTTTACTAGATGTACTACTaattacatttcaaagaatGATAAGGAATGGATTTGTAGAACGTGTTCTTCATCATTGAAAAGTGGGAAAATGCCAACATTATCACTTGCAAATCAAATGTCATTTCCTCATAAACCAGCAGAACTGAATTTGCATCAGCTTGAAGAAAGGTTAGTTGCATTGAGAATCCCTTTTATGCAAATGCGTGAACTTCCCCGAGGTGGTCAATTAAGTATTCATGGAAATGTTGTAAATGTCCCAGTTGATATACAACCAACCATTAAAGCATTGCCAAGACAGTTCGAACAAACTACCATTCCGGTGAGAATCAAAAGAAAACTGTCTTATAAAAAGTGTGAGTTTACTGAAAACGTTCGACCAATGCATGTTTTGGCTGCTTTACATTGGCTTTTTTAACAATGGTGAACTTTATAAAGAATCTGGTGTTGAAATAGATGAAGAGTGGTTTTCAAAGGTGGATCAAAGTGCCAAAGAAATCATTAACACATTCATAGCATCTtcctcaaaccaaaatgaagaGCAGTCTGATGATGAAGGTCAGGACTCCGACACATTCAGTGAAATAGCAGATGAAGACCGGGTGATAGGAAACGCTGATACATTGATAGATCCTGTATGTCCACAGAATGACTCAATATACACATTTGCTCCTGGTGAAGGACAGCGTCCCTTTGAGTTTATACTCTGACAAAGATGCGGAAGAGTTATCATTTCCTTCCATATTTTGTGGCAAACGTCGCATACCGAATACCCAAAGAGAAATAAAGGTTAATTACAGTGATGTTGTAAAATGGGAACTCCGAAATATTGATAGACGAGCAGCTAATTCTGTACCAAATCTcttcttcaaaatgaaaaagataCAGATGAAGCAGATATCAGACAAAGTTTATTTGGCACTGAGAAGATGCAAAAGTAAAGACAAAAATGTTACTGCTGCTGAAGCCCTTAATCAGACACGCATGGACAAGTTGGTAAACCTTGATGAAGGTTTCTACATATTCAGAACTCTTAGAAACTCCCCGCCCTACTtagaaaagagaaagaaagatgTTTTTGCAATGATTCGCCAACTTGGACTACCAACATGGTTTGGATC
This genomic interval carries:
- the LOC138336678 gene encoding peptidyl-prolyl cis-trans isomerase G-like — its product is MKEQKRKQKARTDDEYRASERTKEKKSKQRARTDGEYRSKERKSKQRARTDDEYRTSERTKERKSKQRARTDDEYRTSERTKEKKSKQRARTDDEYRTSERTKERKSKQRARTDDEYRTSERTKEKKSKQRARTDDEYRTSERTKEKKSKQRARTDDDYRACERLKEVRVKQKVRLDDEYRASERIKEKESKRRARTDGEYRTKERKSKQRARADDEYRTSERTKEKKIKRKARENVDFKHNEAKMKQKVRTHEFYRNQERVDQSAKEIINTFIASSSNQNEEQSDDEGQDSDTFSEIADEDRVIGNADTLIDPVCPQNDSIYTFAPGEGQRPFEFIL